A single region of the Podospora pseudopauciseta strain CBS 411.78 chromosome 1, whole genome shotgun sequence genome encodes:
- the GT2_2 gene encoding Type 2 glycosyltransferase (COG:S; CAZy:GT2_Glyco_tranf_2; EggNog:ENOG503NX5R): protein MPELMDLLIPRLDFLWSVKFWAIFHTILWLHRYVRLIVHCISHWTYKSIVPNWEKPRYTSNDVTVIIPTIHNRPQELQPSLESILACRPAKLILVTTYKKHNALEEAASALRGVNSTHPTVIEVLHVDKANKRLQVCRALEGDHVQTPITVMADDDVEWPSTLMPWLLAPFEDDRMGGVGTCQRVKRVGGDLTTRIFNWLGAAYIERRNFEISATHNIDGGTSCMSGRTGAYRTEILKSYDFLGGFKNEKWGKYILNADDDNYVTRWLVAQKWKTWIQYENECEIETTLENGFKFLYQCSRWARSNWRSNWTSLVHERHVLTQQLWCTYALHIATFTSLAFVVDPLLLFSCWWATENWELRSRYILLAAEIIFMFCFTKVVKLVGLFRRNPSDIMFLPVSILFGWFHGFIKLYALFTLKQTSWGSREDGDEHNQFRLQEKPVRSQAMAMPGGPDLLESVRHTATSQARRASYLAQKHEFSGCMVDEVL from the exons ATGCCTGAGCTTATGGATCTCCTAATTCCAAGGCTAGATTTCCTCTGGTCTGTGAAATTTTGGGCCATTTTCCACACAATCCTCTG GCTTCATCGTTATGTCCGCCTGATTGTCCACTGCATCAGCCACTGGACATACAAATCCATAGTTCCGAACTGGGAGAAACCGAGATACACATCAAACGATGTCACAGTTATTATCCCAACAATTCACAACCGTCCGCAAGAGCTTCAGCCATCCCTGGAAAGCATCCTTGCCTGCAGACCCGCCAAACTGATTCTGGTCACCACCTACAAGAAACACAATGCGCTGGAAGAGGCTGCTTCCGCCCTCCGTGGGGTGAACAGCACACACCCGACCGTCATCGAGGTTCTGCACGTCGACAAGGCCAACAAGCGGCTACAGGTGTGCAGGGCGCTCGAGGGGGATCATGTTCAGACTCCCATCACGGTTATGGCTGATGACGACGTAGAATGGCCGTCGACTCTCATGCCCTGGCTACTGGCGCCGTTCGAGGACGACAGGATGGGTGGAGTTGGCACGTGCCAGAGAGTGAAgcgggtgggtggtgacTTGACAACGCGCATCTTCAATTGGCTCGGCGCAGCCTATATTGAGAGGAGGAATTTTGAAATCTCAGCGACCCACAATATTGACGGCGGGACCTCTTGCATGTCGGGGCGCACTGGTGCTTACCGAACCGAAATTCTTAAGAGCTACGACTTTTTGGGCGGGTTCAAGAATGAAAAATGGGGCAAATACATCCTGAATGCGGACGACGACAACTACGTGACACGATGGCTTGTGGCCCAAAAGTGGAAGACCTGGATCCAGTACGAAAACGAATGTGAGATTGAGACGACGCTCGAAAACGGCTTCAAGTTCTTGTATCAGTGTTCCCGCTGGGCGAGAAGCAATTGGAGGAGCAACTGGACCAGTCTTGTGCATGAAAGACACGTGCTTAC TCAGCAACTTTGGTGCACATATGCGCTTCATATCGCAACGTTTACTTCGCTTGCCTTTGTCGTCGATCCCCTTCTGCTCTTCTCGTGCTGGTGGGCGACGGAGAACTGGGAGCTCAGGAGCCGCTATATCCTACTCGCTGCAGAAATAATATTCATGTTTTGCTTCACGAAAGTGGTAAAACTGGTTGGGCTGTTCCGCAGGAATCCGAGTGACATCATGTTCCTGCCCGTGTCCATTCTGTTCGGTTGGTTCCACGGGTTCATCAAGCTGTATGCGCTGTTTACGCTCAAGCAGACGTCGTGGGGCAGTCGTGAGGATGGTGACGAGCACAACCAGTTCCGTCTCCAAGAGAAGCCGGTCCGCAGCCAGGCCATGGCCATGCCGGGCGGGCCAGATCTTCTCGAGTCGGTGCGGCACACGGCCACCTCCCAAGCCCGCCGGGCTTCCTATCTGGCGCAGAAGCACGAGTTTAGCGGGTGCATGGTGGACGAAGTGTTGTAA
- a CDS encoding hypothetical protein (EggNog:ENOG503P7YD): MGSYREQRPPSLSSHLFPPPIPAFEVLGRPIDPQPAPLIHINGSPGVGKETVAELLTFILGDDKSMLIDVRSLGFEGDTNGVHAHKHLLTPEHPCYFSFDVGMEIFDESTTVNWEGSNKEKKVEQVEDKTPENPCITDNLTRLLLKPSNAARAVLLPAFAPDTVVGRAFVKTLEEAAENTGRLFIPVTLDCASPERIRRTMSLQRQCSYKIRRPSEPALSKCEQVFAPQPVGPVENEVCSRRLAISNYSGLVLDITSANTFAAALQIVDYVKRCRAEKDKDWRNSNSAATTPTGSVGGEKNVKTSG, translated from the coding sequence ATGGGCTCATATCGCGAACAACGGCCACCgagcctctcctcccacctcttccctccgCCTATTCCTGCTTTCGAAGTACTCGGCCGTCCAATAGACCCGCAACCAGCACCCCTCATTCACATCAATGGATCGCCTGGTGTAGGGAAGGAGACAGTGGCAGAGCTCTTGACCTTCATCCTTGGGGACGACAAGTCAATGTTAATTGACGTACGCAGTCTCGGCTTTGAAGGAGATACCAATGGCGTCCATGCTCACAAACATCTTCTGACTCCGGAACACCCTTGCTACTTCTCGTTCGACGTCGGTATGGAGATATTCGACGAATCGACGACGGTCAACTGGGAGGGCTcgaacaaggagaagaaggttgagCAGGTCGAGGACAAGACGCCAGAGAACCCTTGTATCACCGACAACCTCActcggctgctgctgaagccTTCCAACGCGGCGCGTGCTGTCTTACTTCCAGCCTTTGCCCCCGACACTGTGGTAGGGCGTGCTTTTGTTAAGACGTTGGAAGAAGCTGCCGAGAACACTGGGAGGCTCTTTATACCGGTGACCCTGGACTGCGCCTCCCCTGAACGCATCCGAAGGACAATGAGTCTGCAGAGACAGTGCAGTTATAAGATACGGCGACCGAGTGAACCGGCTCTATCGAAATGTGAGCAAGTGTTTGCGCCGCAGCCGGTTGGGCCCGTCGAAAACGAGGTTTGTAGTCGCCGACTCGCCATATCCAACTATAGCGGGCTCGTCCTGGATATCACATCGGCAAACACGTTCGCGGCAGCCCTCCAAATCGTCGACTATGTCAAACGCTGCCGGGCAGAGAAGGATAAAGACTGGCGCAACTCGAATAGCGCTGCGACAACACCAACGGGAAGCGTCGGGGGCGAAAAGAACGTGAAGACGTCTGGTTGA
- a CDS encoding hypothetical protein (EggNog:ENOG503P65H) — translation METQTQPRSRPDLSPVYVDHREHQEYCKGPTFTTRTGALFSTATLRSDPPPSAMLPASGNDIAMRLHERAMIDSLDHRGRHLEPQCSPGTARSLSPIVEHGLNSRRVSMASLPLPRVPAPSPQSSSFHHYPRRPTLASETRSILLSGIGDQASRHPVGFPRITSSSFDDRRQSLPSSVVTPAPRRNSHQLRQELQAWGHIFLGNGSEAQCFVSAVPLRRSSGNSSADDEDTVMKDETTPVTPEPPNQLTVRVRVRPCALDRKPFLLTRTFDMDMLRATVPEPSPVLEGPRRISADARGRNLFPTGRRRSSVISTGEASPGPENILQIRSGNTVPIHKPYACAFFPVLAALLYSKHIQPRDIVDLPLPHPEVWGRTVAHVYTGQGELTEAISQNILYLCGRV, via the exons ATGGAGACCCAGACGCAACCTCGCTCGCGCCCAGATTTGTCTCCTGTCTATGTCGACCACCGTGAACACCAGGAGTACTGCAAAGGCCCAACATTCACGACCCGTACCGGTGCCCTTTTCTCTACTGCCACCTTGAGATCagacccccctcccagcgcCATGTTACCAGCTTCTGGCAATGATATAGCGATGAGGCTACACGAGCGAGCCATGATAGATAGCCTAGATCACCGAGGAAGGCACCTCGAGCCTCAGTGCTCCCCTGGCACCGCCCGCTCTCTGTCGCCTATAGTCGAGCACGGGCTAAACTCTCGACGAGTGTCCATGGCAAGCTTGCCTTTGCCCCGAGTGCCAGCTCCTTCCCCGCAGTCATCTTCTTTTCACCATTACCCCAGAAGGCCAACCCTCGCCTCCGAGACGCGATCAATACTGCTGTCAGGAATAGGAGATCAAGCCTCAAGGCATCCCGTTGGATTTCCGCGaatcaccagcagcagctttgATGACCGTCGTCAGTCTTTGCCATCATCAGTTGTGACACCGGCTCCACGAAGGAACAGTCACCAGCTGCGGCAGGAGCTCCAAGCTTGGGGCCATATCTTTCTGGGCAACGGATCAGAGGCACAATGCTTCGTTTCGGCTGTTCCCCTCAGGAGATCCAGCGGCAATTCATCGGCAGACGACGAAGATACAGTAATGAAGGACGAAACAACGCCAGTCACACCGGAACCACCCAACCAGCTCACAGTTCGTGTTCGAGTTAGACCATGCGCTCTGGACCGAAAACCTTTCCTGTTGACACGGACGTTTGACATGGATATGCTCAGGGCTACCGTCCCGGAACCAAGTCCCGTGCTGGAGGGGCCTAGAAGAATATCGGCCGACGCAAGGGGCCGGAACTTGTTTCCGACTGGCCGTCGTCGATCATCTGTTATCTCGACAGGAGAGGCAAGCCCAGGGCCTGAAAATATATTACAAATTCGAAGTGGAAACACCGTTCCCATCC ACAAGCCATATGCCTGTGCTTTCTTTCCCGTCTTGGCCGCGCTTCTGTATTCAAAGCACATCCAGCCGCGCGACATCGTCGATCTCCCGCTGCCTCACCCCGAAGTGTGGGGTCGAACGGTGGCACATGTATATACAGGCCAAGGGGAGCTAACAGAGGCCATCAGCCAGAACATCTTGTACCTGTGTGGTAGGGTTTGA
- the GWT1 gene encoding Glucosaminyl phosphatidylinositol (GlcN-PI) nositol acylation protein (COG:I; EggNog:ENOG503NUJT; BUSCO:EOG09264FWI), which yields MAEPDTGANAARTAHSYKQLKEDFVSNLSGGSVIEVAQVCAVAPVVTLLWSVLQSRQSFFKPYTPLAFVIDYLLNVGALLLSVTLYSSSSILLNILLLTAAAFVYAVPPSSSSSKKKLARPSNAKSSTTTNPQGLSVLSTKPFLTNYRGNMLVVTCICILAVDFRLFPRRFAKVETWGTSLMDMGVGSFVYSAGIVASRPLLKERAEGKTTPLGTRLIRSFRHSLPLLALGVVRLLSVKGLDYAEHVTEYGVHWNFFFTLGFLPPFVALFQSALAVVPSYAGLAVLLSVGYQTVLETTGLKGWILVGVRDSLLSMNREGICSFWGYLAIFLAGQDMGMVVLPRSLGSSSKASGKVLLTKMGSWAAVWMGMYFLATDYKYGAGLSVSRRLANLPYMLWVVAFNQGLLFAFAVVDVVVFPQFYSAGDARAEKEAYETATSRVLKAYNRNGLAVFLLGNLLTGLVNMTVPTLHAGGLATMGILVAYMGAVTGVAVGLDAWDVTIKL from the exons ATGGCCGAACCCGACACCGGCGCAAACGCCGCGAGAACAGCTCACAGCTACAAGCAGCTGAAGGAGGATTTCGTGTCCAACTTGTCAGGCGGTTCGGTGATAGAGGTAGCTCAAGTTTGCGCCGTAGCACCA GTAGTAACCCTCCTCTGGTCCGTCCTCCAATCCCGCCAATCCTTCTTCAAACCCTATACCCCGCTCGCCTTCGTAATCGACTACCTCCTCAACGTCggcgccctcctcctctcagtAACCCTCTACTCGAGCTCCTcaatcctcctcaacatcctcctcctcaccgccgcAGCCTTTGTCTACGCCgttccaccatcctcctcctcctccaaaaagaaGCTAGCTAGACCTAGCAATGCgaaatcctccaccaccaccaaccctcaaGGGCTTTCGGTGCTCTCCACAAAGCCCTTCCTGACAAACTACCGCGGCAACATGCTAGTAGTGACCTGCATCTGCATCCTCGCCGTCGACTTCCGCCTCTTCCCCCGCCGCTTCGCCAAGGTCGAGACCTGGGGGACTTCCCTCATGGACATGGGCGTCGGGTCGTTTGTCTACTCTGCCGGCATTGTCGCCTCTCGGCCTCTGCTAAAAGAGCGCGCAGAGGGCAAGACCACCCCCCTCGGCACAAGATTGATCAGGTCATTCCGTCACTCTTTGCCCCTTCTCGCCTTGGGAGTGGTCAGATTACTCAGTGTCAAAGGGCTGGACTATGCGGAGCACGTGACCGAGTATGGAGTTCACTGGAACTTTTTCTTCACTCTGGGTTTCCTGCCGCCGTTTGTGGCGCTTTTCCAGTCtgcgctggcggtggtgcctTCGTAtgcggggttggcggtgttgttgagtGTAGGGTATCAAACCGTTTTGGAGACGACGGGGCTCAAAGGATGGATTTTGGTTGGGGTGAGGGACAGTTTGCTGTCTATGAACAGGGAGGGGATTTGCAGCTTTTGGGGGTATCTAGCTATCTTCTTGGCCGGGCAGGAcatggggatggtggtgctgcctAGGAGCCTGGGCTCTTCTTCAAAAGCTTCTGGAAAAGTGCTGCTGACGAAGATGGGGAGCTGGGCGGCGGTTTGGATGGGTATGTACTTTTTGGCGACGGACTACAAGTACGGGGCTGGTTTGAGCgtgtcgaggaggttggcAAACTTGCCTTACATGCTGTGGGTTGTGGCGTTCAACCAGGGGCTGCTGTTTGCTTTTGCGGTGGTGGACGTGGTGGTTTTTCCGCAGTTTTACAGCGCGGGGGATGcgagggcggagaaggaggcgtaTGAGACGGCCACGAGCAGGGTGCTGAAGGCGTACAACAGGAATGGGCTGGCGGTGTTTTTGCTGGGGAACTTGCTTACGGGGTTGGTGAATATGACGGTGCCGACGCTTCATGCGGGCGGGCTGGCGACCATGGGGATTTTGGTGGCGTATATGGGGGCTGTgacgggggtggcggtggggttggaTGCGTGGGATGTTACAATCAAGTTGTAA
- a CDS encoding hypothetical protein (COG:T; EggNog:ENOG503NVKN), whose product MSGAFQAPPHHPTSVSALQTPPLNTASPVNRQYSPGHPSPTQEYYANHSQQPSRASPADSSSRHPSRRPSATNNDHLADRNSPMSSRVAGASPAPVPVSAAASTASPDFSASNQRRTMPAAAVPPRTSSSRRAPTSERSTDSSSRRTHGDSSRETNGRMDSADEAAMQNSRNHRRASSQANSTYDPRTNPSAPAAVRSPPVTTNSTKAPSREASDILNSILISQPEVDIEREKERLAQAQPHQPAAMLDDDAAPPPIVNAGHNGEEARRGGRSRHDHSKREKHTKFGEYILGNTIGEGEFGKVKLGWKQEGGVQVAIKLIKKDQLGSNPSRMAKIMREVAILKQLTHPNIVRLHKMEESERHYGIVLEYASGGELFDYILNHRYLKDNAARRLFAQLVSGVGYLHKKGIVHRDLKLENLLLDRNRNIIITDFGFANTFDPAEELSEEEELNLTDREFVKRMGLDRVKPSGSRKGDLMQTSCGSPCYAAPELVVSDSLYTGRKVDVWSCGVILYAMLAGYLPFDDDPANPEGDNINLLYKYIVNTPLTFPEYVTPHARDLLRRILVPNPRKRADLFEVARHSWLSEYAHVVEFITSSTTTPGEIQNTTVPSEDDAPGLARSASVREASKKTTVPPALGGLATKQGTIDTEAEAAAYAKQQRDNKRRTVQVEYVAPNTQTQRGEAASTQSSGGRTRARSGSQGAVEVVDQNPGSSSSPDDKQNSRDPAGTKDAYGKPPVSSRRPPSAHRNVNSGAAAVQRVGGRDARATSETAFFGSAAPTTNARPNTGGSMQSLGSRAAGNRSSYGQPAPPELADTNAHGKIQQPPSRGKNSYGMPSTGDAQNTEYGRPSISAIPPKFARVSGFEGSPSGSGTNLTNTSQEGKGHKRSSTMGEISGKLFGRSGSLFGGRNRKRQQEQQEKNKRYPPVSMNNALAGAEEPRVSMDSKRSRRSYSIGLGNKRSGSISGSQGSQQEKQNRRFSFMPGGFSFKSMGISKDEPSPALDSQQDLPIQEPPTVDQYGRYVEQDVEREHVDASTLDGMYAQLQGPPRSNDQYGQQQPRPQQQQQQQQQQRQEYSSNQYDGRRPSNVEGYQSQTLMNSSSDHSIDNNMRRPAGSAPQLPHLSPQDTAQDGRRVASGGRPGRGVLQKNKRFVDAWDSDGNTRGHDHSGSSGPARKVMDFFRRRGKARAGELN is encoded by the exons ATGTCTGGTGCGTTCCAGGCACCGCCGCACCATCCGACGTCAGTTTCTGCCCTGCAGACGCCGCCCCTGAATACTGCATCGCCTGTCAATCGCCAGTACTCGCCTGGccatccatcgccaacaCAGGAGTACTATGCCAATCACAGCCAGCAGCCCTCCAGAGCATCGCCCGCTGATTCCTCGTCGCGACACCCTTCGCGGAGACCCAGTGCCACCAACAACGACCATCTTGCCGACCGCAATTCCCCGATGAGCTCTCGCGTCGCCGGCGCCTCGCCCGCTCCAGTGCCCGTGTCTGCGGCAGCATCTACGGCTTCTCCCGACTTTTCGGCTTCTAATCAAAGGCGAACCATGCCTGCCGCCGCTGTCCCTCCCCGGACATCCAGCTCCCGACGCGCTCCAACCTCGGAAAGATCCACTGACTCGTCGTCTCGCCGGACACACGGTGACTCGAGCCGCGAAACCAATGGCAGGATGGATTCAGCCGACGAGGCTGCCATGCAGAACTCACGCAACCACCGCCGGGCGAGCAGCCAGGCAAACAGCACCTACGACCCCCGCACAAACCCATCGGCACCTGCAGCTGTTCGCTCACCACCTGTTACCACAAACTCGACCAAGGCCCCGTCGAGAGAGGCCAGCGATATCCTGAATAGCATACTTATCTCGCAGCCGGAGGTGGACATTGAACGAGAAAAGGAGCGGTTGGCACAAGCTCAGCCGCACCAACCCGCGGCCATGCTTGACGACGATgcagcacctcctcccatcgTGAATGCGGGACACAATGGCGAAGAGGCTCGGAGAGGTGGAAGGAGTCGTCACGACCACtcgaaaagagaaaagcacACCAAGTTTGGCGAATACATTCTCGGTAATACAAttggcgagggagagttTGGAAAGGTCAAGCTCGGGTGGAAgcaggagggtggtgttcaA GTGGCCATCAAGCTGATCAAGAAAGATCAGCTGGGAAGCAATCCTTCTCGTATGGCCAAGATCATGCGCGAAGTGGCCATTTTGAAGCAATTAACTCATCCAAACATTGTCAGGTTGCACAAAATGGAAGAGTCGGAGCGACATTACGGCATTGTGCTCGAGTACGCATCCGGCGGAGAGTTGTTCGACTACATTCTGAACCACCGCTATCTCAAGGACAATGCTGCCCGTAGATTGTTTGCACAGCTTGTGTCCGGTGTGGGGTATCTGCACAAGAAGGGCATCGTACATCGCGATTTGAAGCTGGAGAATCTTCTGCTGGATCGCAACCGGAACATCATCATTACCGACTTTGGCTTCGCCAACACGTTTGATCCTGCCGAGGAACTcagcgaagaagaggagctcAACTTGACGGACCGCGAGTTTGTCAAGCGGATGGGTCTTGACAGAGTCAAGCCCAGCGGATCCAGGAAAGGCGATCTGATGCAGACTAGTTGTGGCAGTCCATGCTACGCAGCCCCAGAGCTGGTTGTCAGCGACTCGCTATACACAGGCAGAAAGGTGGACGTCTGGAGCTGTGGTGTTATACTG TACGCCATGCTCGCTGGGTATCTGCCGTTCGACGACGACCCGGCGAACCCGGAGGGTGATAACATTAACCTTCTGTACAAGTACATTGTCAACACCCCGCTCACGTTTCCCGAATACGTCACACCTCATGCCCGAGACTTGCTGCGACGAATCTTAGTGCCCAACCCCCGCAAGCGCGCCGATTTGTTCGAAGTCGCCCGTCATAGTTGGCTCAGCGAGTATGCACATGTCGTCGAATTCATCAcatccagcaccaccacccctggCGAGATTCAAAACACTACAGTTCCGTCTGAAGACGATGCGCCAGGCCTGGCACGCAGCGCCTCTGTTCGCGAGGCATCAAAGAAGACGACGGTTCCTCCTGCATTGGGTGGATTGGCGACAAAGCAGGGCACCATTGATACCGAAGCTGAGGCGGCTGCGTACGCCAAGCAGCAACGCGATAACAAGCGCCGGACAGTCCAGGTGGAATATGTTGCGCCGAACACTCAGACGCAACGAGGAGAGGCTGCAAGTACCCAGTCTTCTGGTGGCCGCACACGCGCTCGCTCTGGCAGCCAGGGTGCCGTAGAGGTGGTGGACCAGAATCCTGGTTCGTCCTCTTCACCGGACGACAAACAAAACTCGAGAGACCCGGCGGGAACCAAAGATGCTTATGGAAAGCCGCCGGTGTCTTCGCGGAGACCCCCAAGCGCCCACCGCAACGTCAACTcgggtgctgctgctgtacAGCGCGTCGGCGGTCGCGATGCCCGTGCTACCTCGGAGACTGCCTTTTTCGGTTCCGCGGCCCCAACAACGAACGCGAGACCCAACACTGGAGGTTCCATGCAGTCCCTGGGCTCCCGAGCTGCAGGCAACCGTTCCTCGTATGGCCAGCCAGCACCGCCTGAGCTTGCCGATACAAATGCGCATGGGAAAATTCAGCAACCACCTAGCCGGGGCAAGAATTCATACGGAATGCCATCGACGGGAGACGCTCAAAATACGGAGTACGGGCGGCCCAGCATCAGCGCCATTCCTCCCAAATTCGCCCGTGTCTCGGGGTTCGAGGGTTCACCTTCTGGCTCGGGTACGAACCTCACCAACACTAGCCAGGAAGGAAAGGGACACAAGAGATCTAGCACAATGGGTGAGATTAGTGGCAAACTCTTTGGTCGCAGCGGCTCGCTGTTTGGAGGTAGGAATCGCAAgcggcagcaggagcagcaggaaaagaacaagagaTACCCGCCCGTCAGCATGAACAATGCGCTCGCAGGTGCCGAGGAACCTAGGGTGTCTATGGACTCGAAGCGATCTCGCCGGTCGTACTCTATTGGCCTTGGTAACAAGAGATCCGGCAGCATATCCGGATCCCAAGGCTCgcagcaggagaagcagAACAGGCGGTTTTCATTTATGCCTGGCGGTTTCTCTTTCAAATCGATGGGCATTTCAAAAGATGAGCCTTCGCCTGCTTTGGATTCACAGCAAGACCTGCCGATTCAAGAGCCTCCCACGGTTGATCAGTATGGTCGATACGTCGAGCAAGATGTGGAACGGGAGCATGTGGATGCCTCTACCCTTGATGGAATGTATGCTCAGCTTCAGGGACCACCAAGATCTAACGATCAGTAcggccagcagcaaccaaggccgcaacaacaacaacaacagcagcagcagcagcgacagGAATATTCGTCAAATCAATACGACGGGCGTCGCCCTTCTAATGTCGAGGGGTACCAGAGCCAGACGTTGATGAATAGCAGCTCGGACCACTCAATCGACAACAATATGCGAAGGCCTGCTGGATCGGCACCACAGTTGCCACACCTTTCGCCACAAGACACGGCACAAGACGGACGCAGAGTTGCTAGCGGCGGGCGGCCCGGCCGTGGTGTGTTGCAGAAGAACAAGCGGTTTGTTGACGCGTGGGATTCGGATGGAAACACTCGGGGACATGACCACTCTGGAAGTAGTGGGCCTGCACGAAAAGTTATGGACTTTTTCCGGAGGAGGGGCAAAGCCAGAGCCGGAGAGCTGAACTAG
- the WC-2 gene encoding White collar-2 protein light receptor (COG:A; EggNog:ENOG503Q4KB) produces MSHGPPPSLSGSNYFGYGTSSVGGVTMSGDPNDMMSLLDSSMFPPFDDNMSMSLDAQQPFNPSGPAAVQPSPSAGLAPSVDLPFSPDDSSSTANVGGGGGGGGGPGAGPLPVATLGSGNGGGSGGSNTTANTVTEFTKRRNWPAKVVEELQDFLHILDANGRIKHVSPSVEKLTGHKPADLLDVFLKDLIHPDDVGVFTSELNESIASGSPLRLFYRLRKSDNKYAIFESVGHAHIAAAKFAPNPNNQSPFCQAVFMMSRPYPTKNAGFLDSFLEHKIENERLKRRIAELKREEQDEVEESHRTWRQSQEGRSDITPSDADTSTFFGGGGAKPTATSPMYTMSGNAAASTDMPPPNLPASASAAAAAAAAAAAVSLTREALEGMTGSNRPDSIRDKMARYEGGTHVDTIEMLTGLRYQQGERSRGITTGNASPTLVKGDAGIAIPADRDPRGGGGDKKKKLKVTEEYVCTDCGTLDSPEWRKGPNGPKTLCNACGLRWAKKEKKRNKDNSNNSNGGTGNGNNGGDHHQIENVG; encoded by the exons ATGTCTCACgggcctcctccctctctgtCGGGGAGCAACTATTTTGGCTATGGCACGAGCTCCGTGGGCGGCGTTACT ATGAGCGGTGATCCGAACGACATGATGTCGCTGCTGGACAGTTCCATGTTTCCCCCATTTGACGACAACATGTCCATGAGCCTCGACGCCCAGCAgcccttcaacccctcagGCCCCGCCGCCGTACAGCCCTCCCCGTCAGCAGGCTTGGCGCCGTCGGTCGACCTGCCCTTCTCCCCGGACGACTCGTCATCCACCGCAAACgtaggcggcggcggaggaggaggaggagggcccGGCGCcggccccctccccgtcGCGACGTTGGGATCCGGAaatgggggtgggagtggcGGCTCCAACACCACGGCCAACACGGTCACCGAGTTCACCAAGCGCCGCAACTGGCCCGCCAAAGTCGTAGAAGAGCTCCAGGActtcctccacatcctcgaCGCCAACGGCCGCATCAAGCATGTCTCCCCCAGCGTTGAGAAACTCACGGGCCACAAGCCGGCCGACCTCCTCGACGTCTTCCTCAAAGACCTGATCCACCCCGACGACGTCGGCGTCTTCACCTCGGAGCTCAACGAGTCCATCGCCTCGGGCTCCCCGCTCCGATTGTTCTACCGCCTCCGAAAATCTGACAACAAGTACGCCATCTTTGAATCCGTCGGCCACGCCCACATCGCCGCCGCGAAGTTCgcgcccaaccccaacaaccaatcCCCCTTTTGCCAGGCCGTCTTTATGATGTCCCGTCCGTACCCGACCAAGAACGCTGGGTTTTTGGACTCGTTCCTGGAGCACAAGATTGAAAACGAGCGGCTCAAGCGCCGGATAGCAGAGCTCAAGCGGGAGGAGcaggacgaggtggaggagtcgCACCGCACGTGGCGGCAGAGTCAGGAAGGAAGATCGGACATCACCCCTTCTGACGCGGACACGTCCACtttctttggtggtgggggcgCCAAGCCGACGGCCACGTCGCCGATGTACACCATGTCTGGGAATGCCGCCGCCTCGACCGACATGCCGCCTCCCAACTTGCCCGCGAGCGCCAGcgcggctgcggctgctgctgccgccgccgcggccgTGAGTCTGACGAGGGAGGCGCTGGAGGGGATGACGGGGAGCAACAGGCCGGATTCGATCAGGGACAAGATGGCGCGGTACGAAGGCGGGACGCACGTAGACACGATCGAGATGCTCACCGGGTTGCGGTACCAGCagggggagaggagcagGGGGATCACGACGGGGAACGCGAGCCCGACGCTGGTGAAGGGGGATGCGGGGATCGCGATACCGGCTGACAGGGACccgagagggggagggggggataagaagaagaagttgaaggTGACGGAGGAGTATGTTTGTACCGATTGCG GAACGCTTGACTCGCCCGAATGGCGCAAGGGACCCAACGGTCCGAAGACGCTCTGCAACGCCTGCGGTCTGAGGtgggcgaagaaggagaagaagaggaataAGGACAATAGCAATAACAGCAATGGGGGAACCGGTAACGGCAACAATGGTGGTGATCATCATCAGATTGAGAATGTTGGTtaa